The following proteins come from a genomic window of Actinomycetota bacterium:
- a CDS encoding amino acid decarboxylase produces the protein MPTDELRRHGRAALDWVADYLDRVGDLPVLPRVGPGDIRRRLPSSPPVRGEPVEAILADLDRLLDGVTHWNHPRFFAYFAITGSGPGILAELVTAALNLNPMLWRTAPAATELEQVVTDWLRQLLGLPSAFRGVIFDTASTSTLVALAAARERELPGVRETGLAGVAVRGRVYASGEVNASVEKALITLGLGRDGLRTVATDAAFRMQPGALAEAIDDDVRAGWLPLAVVATVGTTSSTSIDPLTAVAEVCRRHRVGADPIWLHVDGAYGGIAAVAPELRHVLDGASQADSVVVNPHKWLFTPIGCSTLYVRDVGALKRVFSLAPVYLRTDDGVEDYTDWGFQLGRRFRALKLWMVLRYFGADGLAARIREHVRLAQLVADWVDRHDRFERVAPVPLSTVCLRARYGVDPVEEDRRNGALLDAVNASGTAFLSHTQLRGRAVLRIAIGNLRTTEEDVRATLEVLEREAERLVG, from the coding sequence ATGCCGACCGACGAGCTGCGGCGGCACGGCCGCGCGGCGCTCGATTGGGTCGCCGACTACCTCGACCGGGTCGGTGACCTGCCCGTCCTGCCCCGCGTCGGCCCGGGCGACATCCGCCGCCGGCTGCCGTCGTCACCGCCGGTCCGCGGCGAGCCGGTGGAGGCGATCCTCGCCGACCTCGACCGGTTGCTGGACGGCGTCACCCACTGGAACCACCCACGTTTCTTCGCCTACTTCGCGATCACCGGATCGGGCCCCGGGATCCTGGCCGAGCTGGTGACCGCCGCACTGAACCTCAACCCGATGCTGTGGCGGACCGCCCCGGCCGCCACGGAACTCGAGCAGGTCGTCACCGACTGGCTCCGGCAGCTGCTGGGCCTGCCCAGCGCGTTCCGTGGCGTGATCTTCGACACCGCCTCGACGTCCACGCTGGTCGCGTTGGCCGCCGCACGCGAGCGGGAGCTGCCAGGCGTGCGTGAGACCGGCCTGGCGGGCGTGGCGGTGCGCGGCCGGGTGTACGCGTCCGGCGAGGTCAACGCGTCGGTGGAGAAGGCGCTGATCACGCTCGGCCTCGGTCGCGACGGGCTGCGCACCGTCGCGACCGACGCGGCGTTCCGGATGCAACCGGGAGCGTTGGCCGAGGCCATCGACGACGACGTCCGCGCCGGGTGGCTCCCGCTGGCGGTGGTGGCCACGGTCGGGACGACGTCGAGCACGAGCATCGACCCGCTGACGGCCGTGGCGGAGGTTTGCCGCCGGCACCGGGTGGGAGCCGACCCGATCTGGCTGCACGTCGACGGGGCGTACGGCGGCATCGCGGCGGTCGCCCCGGAGCTGCGCCACGTCCTCGACGGGGCGTCGCAGGCCGACTCGGTCGTCGTCAACCCGCACAAGTGGCTGTTCACCCCGATCGGCTGCAGCACCCTTTACGTTCGCGACGTGGGCGCGCTCAAGCGGGTGTTCAGCCTGGCGCCCGTGTACCTGCGCACCGACGACGGCGTCGAGGACTACACGGACTGGGGCTTCCAGCTCGGCCGGCGGTTCCGGGCACTGAAACTGTGGATGGTGCTGCGCTACTTCGGGGCCGACGGCTTGGCAGCGCGGATCCGCGAGCACGTCCGGCTGGCGCAGCTGGTCGCCGACTGGGTCGACCGCCACGACCGGTTCGAGCGGGTCGCGCCGGTGCCGTTGTCGACGGTGTGCCTGCGGGCGCGGTACGGGGTCGACCCGGTCGAGGAGGATCGCCGCAACGGGGCGCTCCTCGACGCGGTGAACGCCTCCGGCACTGCGTTCCTGTCTCACACACAGCTGCGCGGGCGCGCCGTCCTGCGCATCGCGATCGGGAACCTGCGTACCACCGAGGAGGACGTGCGCGCCACCTTGGAAGTCCTGGAGCGGGAAGCGGAACGGCTGGTCGGATGA
- a CDS encoding MBL fold metallo-hydrolase has protein sequence MVGAQAGSVPLPPVDEVAAGVWVIPVPIPINPLRYVLVHALQVGDGLVLIDAGWDTTEAWDALGAGLARVGATVSDVAGVLVTHLHPDHYGLAGRVRDASGCWVGLHPADAALLADRYVHIDDLVEATRDVLVEAGVPSDEVGVLATASVEVRPFVALAEPDILIEDGARVELPGWELTAIHTPGHSPGHLCFREDRLQIVFTGDHVLPRITPNVSYHPQSGPDPLGDYLSSLERVRGEGDVLALPAHEWRFHGLAARVDELLRHHEQRLAEITDIAAAGAQTAWEMAQRLSWSRPWDRIEGFMRRMAVAEVHAHLLLLERRGVVSRVGDRPARWSPPT, from the coding sequence GTGGTGGGCGCACAGGCGGGCAGCGTCCCCCTGCCACCGGTCGACGAGGTCGCCGCGGGAGTATGGGTGATCCCGGTCCCCATCCCGATCAACCCGCTGCGCTACGTCCTGGTCCACGCGCTGCAGGTCGGTGACGGCCTGGTCCTGATCGACGCCGGATGGGACACCACCGAGGCGTGGGACGCGCTCGGCGCGGGCCTGGCCCGGGTCGGGGCGACCGTCTCAGACGTGGCCGGGGTCCTGGTCACCCACCTGCACCCCGACCACTACGGGCTGGCCGGGCGGGTCCGGGACGCGTCCGGGTGCTGGGTGGGCCTGCACCCGGCCGACGCCGCGCTGCTGGCCGACCGCTACGTCCACATCGACGACCTCGTCGAGGCAACCCGCGACGTCCTGGTCGAGGCCGGCGTCCCCTCCGACGAGGTCGGCGTGCTGGCCACCGCCAGCGTCGAGGTCCGCCCGTTCGTCGCGCTCGCCGAGCCCGACATCCTGATCGAAGACGGAGCCCGCGTCGAGCTGCCGGGCTGGGAGCTCACCGCGATCCACACCCCCGGCCACTCGCCGGGCCACCTGTGCTTCCGTGAGGACCGGCTGCAGATCGTGTTCACCGGCGATCACGTCCTGCCGCGCATCACCCCCAACGTGTCCTACCACCCGCAGTCGGGCCCCGACCCGCTGGGGGACTACCTCAGCTCGCTGGAACGGGTCCGTGGCGAGGGTGACGTCCTGGCGTTGCCAGCGCACGAGTGGCGCTTCCACGGCCTGGCGGCGCGCGTCGACGAGCTGCTCCGCCACCACGAGCAGCGCCTCGCCGAGATCACCGACATCGCCGCGGCCGGCGCCCAGACCGCCTGGGAGATGGCACAGCGCCTGTCGTGGTCCCGCCCGTGGGACCGCATCGAGGGCTTCATGCGGCGCATGGCCGTCGCCGAGGTCCACGCACACCTGCTCCTGCTCGAGCGACGCGGAGTTGTGTCGCGGGTCGGTGACCGCCCGGCCCGGTGGTCGCCGCCCACGTGA
- the meaB gene encoding methylmalonyl Co-A mutase-associated GTPase MeaB: protein MTSTDVADLVEGLDKGERRALARLLTLVQDGGPHVLRDVVEALHPRTGNARVIGITGSPGVGKSTLTNSLAAELRSRGQTVAVVAIDPSSPFTGGALLGDRVRMQSHYADPGVFIRSMAARGHLGGIAFATPQAVLVLDAAGFDVAIIETVGVGQSEVEVAATADTTVVCVAPGMGDSIQAAKAGILEVADVFVINKADHGGAGRTESELRGMLELGHELSTDAADEHRWMPPIVRTVAVREEGIAELAGALERHHRYLVDHGILDVRRRERARQTIREIAVAQVRERIATAAGATDPLLDTLADKVAARDLTPYAAADQLLDALEA from the coding sequence GTGACCTCGACGGACGTCGCAGACCTGGTCGAGGGCCTTGACAAGGGGGAACGCCGTGCCCTGGCCCGGTTGCTGACCCTGGTTCAGGACGGCGGTCCGCACGTCCTGCGCGACGTGGTCGAGGCGCTGCACCCGCGGACCGGGAACGCACGGGTAATCGGGATCACCGGGTCGCCGGGTGTGGGCAAGTCGACCCTGACCAACAGCCTGGCCGCGGAGCTGCGGTCGCGGGGGCAGACGGTGGCGGTCGTGGCCATCGACCCGTCCTCGCCGTTCACGGGCGGGGCGCTCCTCGGCGACCGCGTCCGGATGCAGTCGCACTACGCCGATCCGGGGGTGTTCATCCGGTCGATGGCGGCCCGCGGACACCTGGGCGGGATCGCGTTCGCGACCCCCCAGGCCGTCCTGGTCCTCGACGCGGCCGGCTTCGACGTCGCGATCATCGAGACGGTCGGGGTCGGCCAGTCCGAGGTCGAGGTCGCCGCCACCGCGGACACCACCGTGGTGTGCGTCGCCCCGGGGATGGGCGACAGCATCCAAGCGGCGAAGGCCGGCATCTTGGAGGTCGCTGACGTCTTCGTGATCAACAAGGCCGACCACGGCGGGGCGGGCAGGACCGAATCCGAGCTGCGCGGCATGCTCGAACTCGGACACGAGCTCTCGACCGACGCCGCGGACGAACACCGATGGATGCCCCCGATCGTTCGCACGGTCGCGGTCCGCGAAGAGGGGATCGCCGAGCTCGCCGGCGCCCTCGAACGCCACCACCGCTACCTCGTCGACCACGGGATCCTCGACGTGCGGCGCCGCGAACGGGCCCGCCAGACCATCCGCGAGATCGCGGTCGCACAGGTCCGTGAACGGATCGCGACGGCCGCTGGCGCGACCGACCCCCTCCTCGACACGCTCGCGGACAAGGTCGCGGCGCGCGACCTGACCCCATACGCGGCCGCCGACCAGCTCCTCGACGCGTTGGAGGCCTGA
- a CDS encoding acetyl-CoA C-acetyltransferase, which yields MSNPTVIVGYARTPIARFNGGLTPLSAMNLGAIAIDAALRKAGVAPEQVGYVVMGHVLQAGQGQITARQAAVEAGVPMTTPAVTVNKVCLSGMTAIADADRLIRAGDFDVVVAGGMESMTNAPYLLPQGRFGYRMGDGALVDAMMWDGLTDPFEHVSMGAASDDVNTRLQIDRQAQDEWAARSHERAVTAWKEGFFADEVISVQVPAGRGNRGEAVIVEQDEGMRPGTTAERLAGLRPAFSQQGTITAGNASQISDGAAALVLTSRDKADELGLSTLGTVQGWATVAGPDSSLHNQPSRAIAAVSERLADDPAAYDLYEINEAFSAVAIQCVRDLGLDDDRVNVNGGAVALGHPIGATGARITITLLAELARRGGGRGVAALCGGGGQGDALVVEATGHDPAIS from the coding sequence GTGAGCAACCCAACCGTCATCGTCGGCTACGCCCGCACCCCGATCGCCAGGTTCAACGGTGGCCTCACGCCACTGTCGGCGATGAACCTCGGTGCCATCGCGATCGACGCGGCGTTGCGCAAGGCCGGCGTCGCCCCCGAACAGGTCGGCTACGTGGTGATGGGTCACGTGCTGCAGGCCGGCCAGGGACAGATCACGGCTCGGCAGGCCGCGGTCGAAGCCGGCGTGCCGATGACCACCCCGGCCGTGACGGTCAACAAAGTGTGCCTGTCGGGGATGACCGCCATCGCCGACGCGGACCGGCTGATCCGCGCCGGTGACTTCGACGTGGTCGTCGCCGGGGGGATGGAGTCGATGACCAACGCCCCGTACCTGCTGCCCCAGGGCCGCTTCGGGTACCGCATGGGTGACGGGGCCCTGGTCGATGCGATGATGTGGGACGGGCTGACCGACCCCTTCGAGCACGTCAGCATGGGGGCCGCCAGCGACGACGTGAACACGCGGCTGCAGATCGACCGCCAGGCGCAGGACGAGTGGGCCGCCCGGTCGCACGAGCGGGCCGTGACCGCCTGGAAGGAGGGTTTCTTCGCCGACGAGGTTATCTCGGTGCAGGTCCCCGCGGGCCGCGGCAACCGAGGGGAGGCCGTGATCGTCGAGCAGGACGAGGGCATGCGACCTGGCACGACCGCCGAGCGCCTGGCGGGTCTGCGCCCCGCCTTCAGTCAGCAGGGCACGATCACCGCCGGGAACGCGTCGCAGATCTCGGACGGTGCTGCGGCGCTTGTCCTCACATCACGCGACAAGGCCGACGAGCTTGGCCTCAGCACCCTGGGCACGGTGCAGGGCTGGGCGACGGTCGCTGGCCCCGACAGCTCGCTGCACAACCAGCCCAGCCGGGCCATCGCGGCGGTTTCCGAGCGGCTGGCCGACGACCCGGCCGCCTACGACCTGTACGAGATCAACGAGGCGTTCTCAGCGGTCGCGATCCAGTGCGTCCGTGACCTCGGCCTCGACGATGACCGGGTCAACGTCAACGGCGGCGCGGTCGCTCTGGGCCACCCGATCGGCGCGACCGGCGCCCGGATCACGATCACGCTGCTGGCTGAGCTGGCCCGCCGCGGCGGTGGACGCGGCGTCGCAGCGCTGTGCGGCGGCGGCGGACAGGGGGACGCGCTGGTGGTCGAAGCCACCGGTCACGACCCGGCCATCTCGTAG
- the mce gene encoding methylmalonyl-CoA epimerase, which yields MELTRIEQVAFAVDDLDVAIALWEGVFGAELEGREVIETDLVEEAMLRVGDGYIQLVAPTSEGSTVARFLDRHGPGMHHVAFAVPSVADALAELRDAGVRLIDTVPRRGGGGHTVAFVHPASTGGVLVELVEDGQASEQPATS from the coding sequence GTGGAGCTGACCCGCATCGAACAGGTTGCGTTCGCGGTCGACGATCTCGACGTCGCCATCGCGCTGTGGGAAGGGGTGTTCGGGGCGGAGCTGGAAGGTCGCGAGGTGATCGAAACGGACCTGGTGGAGGAGGCGATGCTCCGAGTGGGCGACGGCTACATCCAGCTGGTGGCGCCGACCAGCGAAGGTTCGACCGTTGCACGGTTCCTCGACCGCCACGGCCCCGGGATGCACCACGTCGCCTTCGCCGTCCCCTCCGTCGCCGACGCGCTGGCCGAGCTCAGAGACGCCGGGGTCCGTCTGATCGACACCGTCCCGCGCCGTGGCGGCGGGGGGCACACCGTCGCGTTCGTCCACCCGGCGAGCACAGGCGGCGTGCTCGTCGAGCTGGTCGAGGATGGGCAAGCCAGCGAGCAGCCGGCCACCTCGTGA
- a CDS encoding glycosyltransferase, producing the protein MTVSATVIIPAYNEETTIGDVIDAAKSAGLVEEVIVVDNGSTDATAEVARRHDARVVTESRAGKGRAMVAGVAATDADVICFLDADLVGLRADHVDRLIGAVSIGGAGMSLGLFDRGPVANWFFLHVLPKLTGERAMKRDLFESLEPEDIVGYEVEATLNSRAVQMGLDIDAFVLDGMFHRTKEQKEATRARGWAKKIGMLATAMGAYVAYWTVRRYRS; encoded by the coding sequence GTGACCGTCAGCGCCACCGTCATCATCCCCGCGTACAACGAGGAGACGACGATCGGTGACGTGATCGACGCGGCGAAGTCCGCGGGACTCGTCGAGGAGGTCATCGTCGTCGACAACGGCTCGACGGACGCGACGGCCGAGGTGGCCCGCCGGCACGACGCTCGCGTCGTCACCGAGTCGCGCGCCGGAAAGGGACGCGCGATGGTCGCTGGTGTCGCCGCCACCGACGCCGACGTGATCTGCTTCCTCGACGCCGACCTGGTCGGTCTGCGTGCCGATCACGTCGACCGGCTGATCGGGGCGGTGTCGATCGGCGGGGCGGGCATGTCGCTGGGGCTGTTCGACCGCGGTCCGGTCGCGAACTGGTTCTTCCTGCACGTGCTCCCGAAGCTGACCGGCGAACGGGCCATGAAACGCGACCTGTTCGAGTCGCTGGAACCCGAGGACATCGTTGGGTACGAGGTCGAGGCGACGCTCAACTCGCGGGCGGTGCAAATGGGGCTCGACATCGACGCGTTCGTCCTCGACGGGATGTTCCACCGCACCAAGGAGCAGAAGGAGGCCACGCGTGCCCGCGGCTGGGCGAAGAAGATCGGGATGCTGGCCACCGCCATGGGGGCATACGTTGCGTACTGGACGGTGCGCCGCTACCGCAGCTAG
- a CDS encoding GNAT family N-acetyltransferase translates to MSWGTTEATTSTVAVRDLDLAQALDDHFRLQVLAFGHVTPSGDGVVSDHAVMAQCGGPSVFNRATALDLEQPDLAVAEVQHFFGDLPHTLWLRDDRVDEDVDRLLRTRGYVPLTPVSGMALELPASDLPVRDSHRVQLLTDPSLAERLASVASTSFGFGRSDRLVFEDLARNVLRHARPYQHGAVYGAPYGSEIVAMGLLLCTADLAGISTIATAPLHRRRGLATAVITRALNDAAALGYRVAGVVTNPDSGRLMAELGFEEALAYRVYRQVAR, encoded by the coding sequence GTGAGTTGGGGGACGACGGAGGCGACGACGAGTACGGTCGCCGTCCGCGATCTGGATCTCGCCCAGGCTCTCGACGACCACTTCCGTCTCCAGGTGCTGGCGTTCGGCCACGTCACCCCGTCCGGGGATGGCGTCGTCTCCGACCACGCCGTCATGGCCCAGTGTGGGGGGCCGTCGGTCTTCAACCGTGCGACCGCGCTGGACCTGGAGCAGCCCGACCTCGCCGTCGCTGAGGTGCAGCACTTCTTCGGCGACCTGCCACACACCCTGTGGCTCCGTGATGATCGTGTCGACGAGGACGTCGACCGCCTCCTGCGCACGCGCGGGTACGTGCCTCTGACGCCGGTCTCGGGCATGGCCCTCGAGCTGCCTGCCTCCGACCTACCGGTCCGAGACAGCCACCGGGTTCAGCTACTGACCGATCCGTCGCTGGCGGAACGGCTCGCTTCGGTCGCCAGCACGAGCTTCGGCTTCGGTCGCAGCGATCGGCTGGTGTTCGAGGACCTCGCGCGCAACGTGCTGCGCCACGCCCGCCCGTACCAGCACGGGGCGGTGTACGGCGCCCCCTACGGGTCCGAGATCGTGGCGATGGGACTGCTGCTGTGCACCGCTGACCTGGCTGGGATCAGCACGATCGCCACGGCGCCACTCCACCGGCGCCGCGGGCTGGCGACAGCGGTGATCACCCGGGCACTCAACGACGCTGCTGCGCTCGGCTACCGGGTCGCAGGCGTGGTGACCAACCCCGACAGCGGGCGGTTGATGGCCGAACTGGGCTTCGAGGAGGCGTTGGCGTACCGCGTGTACCGGCAGGTGGCCCGGTGA
- a CDS encoding peptidylprolyl isomerase: MQIDPQRDYSATVETTEGTIELNLLVADSPRTVNNFVFLARNGFYDGVIFHRVIEGFMIQGGDPTGTGRGGPGYRFEDELELARQRGYPRGTVAMANAGPDTNGSQFFIVQRDAPLPPNYSVFGEVGVGMDVVDEIASTSTDANDRPREDVTIRTVAISESRVGGAAM, from the coding sequence ATCCAGATCGATCCTCAACGCGACTACTCGGCGACGGTCGAGACCACCGAGGGGACGATCGAGCTGAACCTGTTGGTGGCTGACAGTCCACGGACGGTGAACAATTTCGTGTTCCTGGCCCGGAACGGCTTCTACGACGGGGTGATCTTCCATCGGGTGATCGAGGGCTTCATGATCCAGGGCGGCGACCCCACCGGGACCGGCAGGGGCGGACCCGGGTACCGCTTCGAGGACGAGCTCGAACTGGCCCGACAGCGTGGCTACCCCCGCGGGACGGTCGCGATGGCCAACGCCGGTCCCGACACCAACGGGTCGCAGTTCTTCATCGTCCAGCGCGACGCGCCGCTCCCGCCCAACTACTCCGTCTTCGGTGAGGTTGGCGTCGGGATGGACGTCGTCGACGAGATCGCCTCCACCTCGACCGATGCCAACGACCGGCCGCGCGAGGACGTCACGATCCGCACGGTGGCGATCTCCGAGTCGCGAGTCGGCGGCGCCGCCATGTGA
- a CDS encoding peptidylprolyl isomerase produces the protein MTVGVIGAVVLVVALAMIVSLLPPRVAPVVDQPTPDVACGGQVPAVAGQDKPRFDEPPELSIDPTADYRATIATSCGHVIVDLYEEQAPRTVNNFVFLAEQGFYDGLTFHRVAPGFVVQGGDPAGEGSGGPGYRFGDELHLARTQGYVPGSVAMANSGPDTNGSQFFIVLPGGAEALQPQYNLFGQVVDGMDAVQRIEEVPLSGQSPLRRVYIEAVTIEAVTRSPTDAASPASTTTGT, from the coding sequence ATGACCGTCGGCGTGATCGGCGCGGTCGTCCTGGTCGTGGCGCTGGCGATGATCGTGTCGCTGTTGCCGCCCCGCGTGGCCCCCGTGGTCGATCAGCCGACGCCCGACGTCGCCTGCGGCGGTCAGGTCCCCGCCGTCGCCGGTCAGGACAAGCCGCGCTTCGACGAGCCGCCTGAGCTGAGCATCGACCCGACGGCGGACTACCGCGCCACCATCGCGACGTCATGCGGACACGTGATCGTCGACCTGTACGAGGAGCAGGCGCCGCGGACGGTGAACAACTTCGTGTTCCTCGCCGAGCAGGGGTTCTACGACGGGCTGACGTTCCACCGTGTGGCCCCCGGGTTCGTCGTCCAGGGGGGCGACCCCGCAGGGGAGGGCAGCGGCGGCCCCGGCTACCGCTTCGGCGACGAGCTGCACCTCGCCAGGACCCAAGGGTACGTCCCTGGGTCGGTCGCGATGGCCAACTCGGGTCCCGACACCAACGGCTCGCAGTTCTTCATCGTGCTCCCCGGCGGCGCTGAGGCGTTGCAGCCGCAGTACAACCTGTTCGGGCAGGTCGTCGACGGCATGGACGCCGTGCAGCGGATCGAGGAGGTCCCGCTGAGTGGACAGTCCCCCCTGCGGCGGGTGTACATCGAGGCTGTCACCATCGAGGCGGTGACGCGATCGCCCACCGACGCGGCATCGCCGGCATCGACCACGACAGGGACGTAG
- a CDS encoding DUF1232 domain-containing protein, whose protein sequence is MSAEQRGGALRAERGPATTQPVAGRPGTPVWKELARFLPDLARLFADVIRDPRVPLRAKILAAAVATYLVSPMDVIPDFIPGVGQMDDVAFAAWGVQQLLRSAGYDVLKDLWRGSDDGFFLLMVVAGVEK, encoded by the coding sequence ATGAGTGCCGAGCAACGCGGCGGGGCGCTTCGCGCCGAACGCGGCCCAGCCACGACCCAACCGGTGGCTGGACGCCCCGGCACCCCGGTGTGGAAGGAGCTCGCCCGGTTCCTGCCGGATCTGGCCCGTCTCTTCGCTGACGTCATCCGCGACCCGCGCGTCCCGCTTCGGGCGAAGATCCTCGCCGCTGCGGTGGCCACCTACCTGGTGTCGCCGATGGATGTGATCCCCGACTTCATCCCGGGTGTGGGACAGATGGACGATGTGGCGTTCGCCGCCTGGGGCGTGCAGCAGCTGTTGCGATCCGCCGGCTACGACGTCCTCAAGGACCTGTGGCGGGGCAGCGACGACGGTTTCTTCCTCCTCATGGTGGTCGCCGGCGTGGAGAAGTAG
- a CDS encoding 3-hydroxyacyl-CoA dehydrogenase family protein: MAEGIAKVGVVGCGTMGSGISELVARHGIDVTFVEVDDDAVEVGRQRIAYSLQRLVDHGKLDPSERDGVLSRIAGTTKYAALSDADLVVEAVPEDLDLKQDVMAKVDDNVAEGTILATNTSSLPVLDIAVHTRHPNHVLGFHFFNPAPVMQLIELVRTPVTDEAVVTRAERFAVRIGKTPVVVGDRPGFIANQLLFPYLNQAIGMVASGYATKDDVDAAMRLGAGHPMGPIALADLVGLDTMLGITETIWRHFNQTRFAPQPILRHLTIAGYHGRKTGRGFYRYAEPGSSQVLDADEAARDAADPSVIAGWSRVGVVGTGTMATGVAQVVAQAGYQVVVRGRALHKAEGVIDGISKGLQRLVDKDRLSEGDRVEILGRLQPTADFDHLRPCDVVIEAVAEDPTVKRTVFAAIDRAVDEDAVVATTTSSLPVIECAMATTRPDRVVGLHFFNPAPVMKLVEIVPTVRSDLDVIEQCRAFVEGCGKVGVLCSDRAGFIVNALLFPYLNDAIRMIESHYATAEQIDTAMKLGTAHPMGPFELMDIVGLDVTLAIIQRLHAEHREPSFAPAPLLSRMVEAGYLGKKAGRGFYVYRR, translated from the coding sequence GTGGCCGAGGGGATCGCCAAGGTCGGCGTCGTGGGGTGCGGGACGATGGGGTCGGGCATCAGCGAGCTCGTCGCGCGCCATGGCATCGACGTGACCTTCGTCGAGGTCGACGACGACGCCGTCGAGGTCGGCAGGCAGCGGATCGCCTACTCCCTGCAGCGGCTGGTCGACCACGGCAAGCTCGACCCGTCCGAGCGCGATGGCGTCCTCAGCCGCATCGCGGGGACCACCAAGTACGCCGCACTGTCGGACGCCGACCTGGTCGTCGAGGCCGTGCCGGAGGATCTCGACCTCAAGCAGGACGTCATGGCCAAGGTCGACGACAACGTCGCCGAGGGCACGATCCTGGCGACGAACACGTCATCGTTGCCGGTCTTGGACATCGCCGTGCACACCCGCCACCCCAACCACGTGCTCGGCTTCCACTTCTTCAACCCGGCGCCCGTGATGCAGCTGATCGAGCTGGTCCGCACGCCCGTGACCGACGAGGCGGTGGTCACTCGTGCGGAGCGTTTCGCCGTCCGCATCGGCAAGACCCCCGTGGTCGTCGGTGACCGCCCCGGGTTCATCGCCAACCAGCTGCTGTTCCCGTACCTCAACCAGGCCATCGGCATGGTGGCGTCGGGGTACGCCACCAAGGATGACGTCGACGCCGCCATGCGTTTGGGGGCGGGCCACCCCATGGGGCCGATTGCGCTGGCCGACCTGGTCGGACTCGACACCATGCTGGGGATCACCGAGACCATCTGGCGCCACTTCAACCAGACCCGGTTCGCGCCCCAGCCGATCCTGCGACACCTGACCATCGCCGGGTACCACGGCCGCAAGACCGGCCGCGGGTTCTACCGTTACGCGGAGCCGGGCTCGTCCCAGGTGCTGGACGCCGACGAGGCGGCACGGGACGCGGCCGACCCGTCGGTGATCGCCGGATGGTCCCGTGTCGGGGTGGTGGGCACCGGCACGATGGCGACCGGGGTCGCGCAGGTCGTCGCTCAGGCCGGGTACCAGGTCGTCGTGCGCGGGCGGGCTCTGCACAAGGCCGAGGGCGTGATCGACGGGATCTCCAAAGGGCTCCAGCGGCTCGTGGACAAGGACCGGCTCAGCGAAGGGGACCGGGTCGAGATCCTCGGACGCCTGCAGCCCACGGCGGATTTCGATCACTTAAGGCCGTGCGACGTCGTGATCGAGGCCGTCGCCGAAGACCCGACCGTGAAGCGGACGGTGTTCGCCGCGATCGATCGGGCGGTCGACGAGGACGCGGTCGTGGCGACGACCACCTCGAGCTTGCCGGTGATCGAGTGCGCGATGGCCACCACCCGACCCGATCGCGTGGTCGGACTGCACTTTTTCAACCCCGCCCCGGTGATGAAGCTCGTCGAGATCGTCCCCACAGTCCGCTCCGATCTGGACGTGATCGAGCAGTGCCGCGCGTTCGTCGAGGGCTGCGGGAAGGTCGGTGTGCTGTGCAGCGACCGAGCAGGGTTCATCGTGAACGCCCTGCTGTTTCCCTACCTCAACGACGCGATCAGGATGATCGAGTCCCACTACGCCACCGCCGAACAGATCGACACGGCGATGAAGCTCGGCACGGCTCACCCGATGGGGCCGTTCGAACTGATGGACATCGTCGGCTTGGACGTGACGCTGGCGATCATCCAACGGCTGCACGCGGAGCACCGCGAGCCGTCGTTCGCGCCGGCGCCTCTGCTCAGCCGCATGGTCGAAGCCGGCTACCTGGGCAAGAAGGCCGGCCGTGGCTTCTACGTCTACCGCAGATGA